One genomic region from Phragmites australis chromosome 1, lpPhrAust1.1, whole genome shotgun sequence encodes:
- the LOC133909946 gene encoding putative disease resistance protein RGA1 isoform X3, translated as MAEIGGMLAAAVLKAAAGKVGDAIGNRIMLQWRFGEDLEVMRDTLESIEAVMEDAERRSIEDASVRLWLKRLTRASYDISDMFDELEAKTTKQSALRKFKVLNPCLTLAPKVGMAVKMKKAREKLNTISNDRHNFCFTAVPQVIDERETSSRVIEADIQGRGQEIRKVIALLTEANTSSEFIILPIYGIGGIGKTTFAQLLFNDTHFKYYKKAWVYVSQTFDLKKIDDSITSQLQKEQGQLIDTQEPDADVPASKKILIVLDDLWENDDFKLEALKISLKLIGSGGCKVFVIATTRDADIAQKIQTTEAYKIEPLSTDMCWTIIKQIVGFDGRSDKETLKDTGKEIAKKCAGVALAARALGYMLRFRNFNGWVSVKDSGIWNVSTSGYTTSPYDNVLASLKLSYSSMLPYLRLCFAYCAIFPKGHKMAKDDLIYQWVALGFINPSDDVSSWQHGGNCIEQLLGMSFFQHSKSPSIEINGIRQIPMNVRLHMRLQK; from the exons ATGGCGGAAATCGGGGGcatgctcgccgccgccgtcctcaaGGCGGCGGCCGGTAAGGTGGGCGATGCCATCGGAAATCGGATCATGCTGCAGTGGAGGTTCGGCGAGGACCTGGAGGTCATGAGGGACACGCTGGAATCCATCGAGGCGGTGATGGAGGACGCGGAGAGGCGGTCCATCGAGGACGCGTCGGTGCGGCTGTGGCTCAAGCGCCTCACCAGAGCCTCCTACGACATCTCCGACATGTTTGACGAATTGGAGGCCAAGACCACCAAGCAATCGGCTTTGCGAAAG ttcAAAGTTTTGAACCCCTGTCTCACACTTGCTCCTAAGGTTGGCATGGCTGTTAAGATGAAGAAGGCTAGGGAGAAACTGAATACTATCTCAAACGATCGTCACAATTTCTGTTTCACGGCAGTGCCGCAAGTTATCGATGAACGTGAAACATCGTCAAGGGTGATAGAAGCAGATATCCAAGGAAGGGGTCAAGAGATACGCAAAGTAATTGCTCTTTTAACGGAAGCCAACACCTCATCAGAGTTCATTATCCTTCCGATATATGGCATTGGAGGCATTGGCAAGACAACGTTTGCACAGCTGCTTTTCAATGATACCCATTTCAAGTACTATAAGAAAGCATGGGTATATGTCTCTCAAACATttgatttgaaaaaaattgacgaCTCTATAACATCACAACTTCAAAAGGAGCAGGGCCAGCTAATCGACACACAGGAGCCAGATGCTGATGTACCTGCTAGCAAGAAGATTCTAATTGTTCTAGATGATCTGTGGGAGAACGATGACTTTAAGTTGGAAGCCTTGAAGATTTCCCTTAAACTGATCGGGAGTGGAGGATGCAAGGTGTTTGTCATTGCAACCACACGGGATGCTGACATTGCTCAGAAAATTCAAACGACGGAAGCATACAAGATAGAGCCCCTGTCAACTGATATGTGCTGGACTATAATTAAACAGATAGTTGGCTTTGATGGTAGATCTGACAAAGAAACGTTGAAGGATACAGGAAAGGAGATCGCAAAAAAGTGTGCAGGTGTGGCACTAGCAGCTCGAGCTCTTGGGTACATGTTGAGATTCAGGAATTTCAATGGTTGGGTTTCAGTAAAAGACAGTGGCATCTGGAATGTATCTACGTCAGGATATACAACTTCGCCGTATGATAATGTACTTGCATCTTTGAAATTGAGCTACAGCAGTATGCTGCCGTACCTAAGGCTATGCTTCGCCTATTGTGCAATCTTTCCAAAGGGACACAAGATGGCTAAAGACGATCTGATTTACCAATGGGTTGCTCTTGGTTTTATTAATCCATCTGACGATGTCTCCAGTTGGCAGCATGGTGGGAACTGCATTGAGCAACTATTGGGAATGTCCTTCTTTCAACATTCAAAGTCACCTTCC